The following are encoded in a window of Gramella sp. MT6 genomic DNA:
- a CDS encoding lactonase family protein has translation MRSLIILCLLSITCFKPMEAQSDVVKKRDSINKIYVGTYTRKEGHVDGKAEGIYLLNQDPQTGNLEFVCTAAQLINPSFVKVGKMGKYVYAVSELGPKDGDSGVVHSFEIQEDGSLKNIGKLGTGGFAPCHIALDRSGKYAFVSNYMGGIVMVYKIGSDGSLGKSQELKLENSDSAHAHSVKISGDNRYAYIADLGNDKIWIYRFNIMTGQLEPHKEKSIELEKGAGPRHISFAKNGSFLYSINELNSTVSAFSVKSDGSLNHLQNISALPETYRQGNSAADIHIHPSGKFLYTSNRGHNSIAIFQINSETGKLTHVDYIPVAGKTPRNFAISPYGKYLYAASQDTGNITTYKINEETGKLKPQEPVFQIKTPVCLEFVK, from the coding sequence ATGAGAAGTTTGATAATTTTATGTCTTCTGTCCATTACTTGTTTTAAACCTATGGAAGCGCAGAGCGATGTGGTAAAGAAAAGGGATTCTATAAATAAGATCTACGTTGGGACCTATACCAGGAAAGAAGGACACGTGGATGGAAAAGCTGAAGGGATATATTTATTGAATCAGGATCCTCAAACCGGGAATCTTGAATTCGTTTGTACCGCCGCCCAGCTTATAAATCCTTCCTTTGTGAAAGTGGGCAAAATGGGAAAATATGTTTATGCCGTAAGTGAACTTGGACCTAAGGATGGTGATAGCGGTGTAGTTCATTCTTTTGAAATTCAGGAGGACGGCTCTTTAAAGAATATTGGAAAACTTGGAACAGGTGGTTTTGCCCCCTGTCACATTGCTCTGGATAGATCTGGTAAATATGCTTTTGTAAGCAATTATATGGGCGGGATTGTGATGGTCTATAAAATTGGATCTGATGGTAGTTTAGGGAAAAGCCAGGAGCTAAAACTGGAAAATTCAGACTCAGCGCATGCACATTCTGTAAAAATTAGTGGGGATAATCGTTATGCTTATATAGCCGATCTTGGAAATGATAAAATATGGATCTATCGTTTTAATATTATGACTGGCCAATTAGAACCTCACAAGGAGAAATCTATTGAGTTGGAAAAGGGTGCTGGCCCGCGCCACATAAGCTTTGCTAAAAATGGAAGTTTTCTATATTCGATAAATGAATTGAATAGTACTGTAAGTGCTTTTTCAGTTAAAAGCGATGGAAGTCTTAACCATCTTCAAAATATCTCAGCATTACCTGAAACATATCGCCAGGGGAATTCAGCTGCGGATATCCATATACATCCTTCTGGAAAATTTTTATATACCTCCAATCGTGGCCATAACAGCATAGCTATTTTTCAGATCAATTCTGAAACTGGTAAACTAACCCATGTGGATTATATTCCGGTTGCAGGAAAGACACCCAGAAATTTCGCGATTTCACCATACGGAAAATACCTTTATGCCGCCAGCCAGGATACCGGGAATATTACTACCTATAAGATCAATGAAGAAACTGGAAAATTGAAGCCACAGGAACCAGTATTTCAGATAAAAACGCCTGTTTGTCTTGAGTTTGTAAAATAA
- the corA gene encoding magnesium/cobalt transporter CorA produces MALKRPKSLLRRPKNTKTVNQIPGTMTYVGTKDSGETKLDVIDYNLEQYERFTSTSTEDAFKFVDEERITWFNIDGLSNVREIEKLGEYYELHPLVMEDIVNTGQRPKVEEYEDYLFIVAKMLYYKNGNIENEHISMIVGKNYLLTFQESDGDVFDPVRERLETGKGRIRGRSADYLMFALLDSIIDNYFLVIDDISDRIEEMEASLFINKPNDNVTQEIQELKQTILRIRRSVFPLREVVSRLEKMDTRLIENSTINYIRDLHDHIIQISEHIDIYREMIWGLMDLYMTTISNKMNEVMKVLTIMASIFIPLTFIAGIYGMNFEYIPELQWKYSYFVLWGVMIIIFLLMLYYFKRKKWL; encoded by the coding sequence ATGGCTCTTAAAAGACCTAAATCCTTGCTTCGCCGTCCCAAGAATACCAAAACTGTAAACCAGATCCCGGGTACCATGACCTACGTGGGAACAAAGGATTCTGGCGAAACCAAACTCGATGTAATAGATTATAATCTTGAGCAATATGAAAGATTTACTTCTACTTCTACAGAAGATGCTTTCAAGTTCGTAGACGAGGAGAGGATCACCTGGTTCAATATTGATGGTCTTAGTAATGTTAGGGAGATTGAAAAGCTGGGCGAATATTATGAACTTCATCCACTGGTGATGGAAGATATAGTGAACACTGGGCAACGACCTAAGGTAGAAGAGTATGAGGATTACCTTTTTATAGTCGCCAAGATGCTTTATTATAAGAATGGTAATATTGAGAATGAGCATATAAGTATGATCGTTGGCAAGAATTACCTATTAACTTTTCAGGAATCAGATGGGGATGTATTCGACCCGGTAAGGGAAAGACTGGAGACTGGGAAAGGAAGGATTCGCGGGAGGTCTGCAGATTACTTAATGTTTGCTCTACTCGATTCTATAATAGATAATTATTTCCTGGTGATAGATGATATAAGTGATCGCATTGAAGAAATGGAAGCCAGTTTATTTATCAATAAACCAAATGATAATGTAACCCAGGAGATCCAGGAACTAAAACAAACGATATTGCGAATAAGAAGATCTGTTTTTCCTTTAAGGGAAGTAGTAAGCAGATTAGAAAAAATGGACACTCGCCTTATAGAAAATAGTACCATCAATTATATTAGAGATCTTCATGATCATATCATTCAGATTTCAGAACATATAGATATTTATCGGGAAATGATCTGGGGTCTTATGGACCTTTATATGACTACCATAAGTAACAAGATGAACGAGGTGATGAAGGTTTTAACGATCATGGCAAGTATTTTCATTCCGCTTACCTTCATTGCGGGTATCTATGGGATGAATTTTGAATATATACCTGAATTGCAATGGAAATATAGCTACTTTGTACTTTGGGGAGTGATGATCATTATTTTCTTATTAATGCTCTATTATTTCAAAAGAAAAAAATGGTTATAA
- a CDS encoding glutathione synthetase encodes MKICFVLNDIESEKSGTSVALMCMAHQRGHEVYAMGVGDFNFHHDSPITINATQVPKNTKTKSPDKFLEALQGKKARKKQLDSTKLDVLFIRNNPTEEEGRQWAEQAGVAFGRMIQQQDVLVLNDAYALSHAFIDKLYFEELPEEIKPDSIITRDKDQLLDFWEKQNKKMVLKPLEGSGGQDVYLIDEHEKNVNQIIDHLSSQGYVIAQEFLPAVKDGDVRVLLLNGKVMEKDGEKAIIRRVAGEGEFRSNFALGATADSSDLTPAMKKIVELTAPKLIRDGLFFVGLDIVKDKLIEINVLSPGGMEHFKDIGLPPFTDYVIEAIERKVEYKKAYEGQLSNRTLATMD; translated from the coding sequence ATGAAAATATGTTTTGTATTAAATGATATTGAAAGTGAAAAAAGCGGAACTTCGGTCGCTTTAATGTGTATGGCCCATCAAAGAGGTCATGAAGTTTATGCGATGGGAGTTGGTGATTTTAATTTTCACCATGACTCGCCTATCACTATCAATGCCACGCAGGTGCCTAAAAATACCAAAACCAAATCTCCAGATAAATTCCTGGAAGCTTTACAGGGTAAAAAAGCAAGGAAAAAGCAATTAGATTCCACCAAACTGGATGTATTGTTCATTAGGAACAATCCAACCGAGGAAGAAGGAAGACAATGGGCTGAACAGGCTGGTGTAGCATTTGGAAGAATGATACAACAACAGGATGTTTTGGTTCTAAATGATGCTTATGCTCTTTCCCATGCTTTTATTGATAAATTGTATTTCGAGGAATTACCTGAAGAGATCAAACCAGATTCAATCATCACTAGGGATAAAGACCAGCTTTTAGATTTCTGGGAGAAACAGAATAAGAAAATGGTTCTAAAACCATTGGAAGGTTCTGGAGGACAGGATGTATACCTCATCGATGAACATGAAAAGAATGTAAATCAGATCATAGATCATTTGAGCTCTCAGGGATATGTCATTGCTCAGGAATTTTTACCTGCGGTAAAGGATGGTGATGTTAGAGTTCTACTTCTTAACGGAAAAGTTATGGAAAAGGATGGAGAAAAAGCAATTATTAGACGAGTAGCCGGAGAAGGTGAATTCCGAAGTAATTTTGCCCTTGGCGCTACCGCAGATAGTAGTGATCTAACTCCAGCCATGAAAAAGATCGTTGAATTAACCGCACCTAAATTAATTAGAGACGGACTCTTCTTTGTAGGTCTGGATATCGTTAAAGATAAACTCATTGAAATAAATGTTCTTAGCCCGGGCGGAATGGAGCATTTCAAGGATATCGGCCTACCACCTTTTACAGATTATGTAATTGAAGCGATCGAAAGAAAAGTTGAATATAAAAAGGCATACGAAGGTCAGCTAAGCAATCGAACCTTAGCTACGATGGACTAA
- a CDS encoding succinylglutamate desuccinylase/aspartoacylase family protein — MSIELKKDIPRIIGKYSSGKKGPLLFVTGGIHGNEPSGVKALITVFEELERIKPEIDGTIVGVSGNKKALNQNKRYIDEDLNRTWTEDNVKKESPDSHEEREMFEIINVLKEQSEGDFTKRYFLDCHTTSSASLPYISVQEVNDNDEWAHKFPTYIIRGFSDIITGDIDHYLSRIGMTGFVFEAGQHTDKTSQENHEGVIWLALKEACNFDLTKISTYPECVDSFAKKNAPEQKTFEIIYRHGLEDSDIFEMEPGYENFQKIKKGELLAKQNGNDVVSEWDAYIFMPLYQSQGNDGFFVVKAV, encoded by the coding sequence ATGAGCATAGAATTGAAAAAGGATATTCCAAGGATCATAGGGAAATACAGTTCTGGTAAAAAAGGCCCCCTGCTTTTTGTGACGGGCGGAATTCATGGAAATGAGCCAAGCGGTGTCAAAGCTTTGATAACAGTTTTTGAAGAACTTGAAAGAATTAAGCCTGAAATTGATGGAACGATTGTGGGAGTTTCAGGAAATAAAAAAGCGTTAAATCAAAATAAACGCTATATAGATGAAGACCTCAACAGAACTTGGACAGAAGATAATGTAAAAAAAGAATCTCCCGATTCTCATGAGGAGAGAGAGATGTTCGAGATCATAAATGTCCTGAAAGAGCAATCTGAAGGCGATTTTACAAAACGATATTTTTTAGATTGCCATACCACTTCTTCAGCGAGTCTCCCCTACATCTCGGTACAGGAAGTGAATGATAATGATGAATGGGCACATAAATTCCCTACCTATATTATTAGGGGATTTAGTGATATCATTACGGGAGATATAGATCATTATTTAAGCAGGATAGGTATGACTGGTTTCGTTTTTGAAGCTGGACAGCATACGGATAAAACATCCCAGGAAAACCATGAAGGTGTTATTTGGCTGGCTTTAAAGGAAGCTTGCAATTTTGACTTAACAAAAATTTCAACCTATCCGGAATGTGTAGATAGTTTTGCAAAGAAAAATGCACCGGAACAAAAAACCTTTGAGATCATATATCGCCATGGCCTGGAAGATTCGGATATTTTTGAAATGGAGCCGGGTTATGAAAACTTTCAAAAGATCAAGAAAGGGGAACTACTAGCAAAACAAAATGGCAATGACGTTGTGAGTGAATGGGATGCTTACATTTTTATGCCGTTATATCAATCCCAGGGAAATGATGGTTTTTTCGTAGTGAAAGCAGTATAA
- a CDS encoding tyrosine/phenylalanine carboxypeptidase domain-containing protein codes for MQEIPDLSENSIEQILTILKEEKEISCRLPDRGILHIEKELPYLVIYRRKPNDKGTRRFVTNESSYMVIGNEEFKGYQKLLYKISDQISAEMKSYLLFEIYAGDIDSTKIKIKGPAQRLPSTLDTLQEEFLKINSEFTGLYLDTEILDTPNRQPEGSQPLMSIEDAKNCGAVVVGLEIPPIYRNDENHLYPVFFRNFKDYLIKVIHRSFFEFIRVQTSGGVASFNALGRKYLKQIVFDIDKQLANIEKSYQFLWLVSPANIHDIKKQFFESNYEKVIDYHYRLLPVDPDVLKRKLYNLKLEDIDDPAMSYLFREKREELDMQITMLNERGTRNFMYDSIRLYKGVENNLCEEARNILENVPEESESEVDELLDAKAFSSMARKEFDYFRKQDENFKCKVHIRKDVNVMMVSHGELYIPADYKMNRVEAEALIQHEVGTHVLTYYNGSNQPLNQLSIGLADYDPLQEGLAVMSEFMVDGLTANRLRILAGRVIAGQALMDGGNFQEIFRLLKLDHGFSPERAFNITSRIMQGGGFMKDIIYLKGLVLLKEHLKNGGEYEPLLAGKYGIKHTGIIKELTDRKVLKPVQVKPSYLHSEKMYEKLELIRQGLSLSQMVCK; via the coding sequence ATGCAGGAAATACCTGACCTATCTGAAAATTCTATTGAACAAATTTTAACAATTCTCAAAGAAGAGAAAGAGATAAGTTGTCGCTTACCTGATAGGGGAATTTTACATATAGAGAAGGAACTTCCCTACCTGGTGATTTACCGTCGAAAACCAAATGATAAAGGCACTAGAAGATTTGTAACCAATGAATCTTCTTACATGGTAATAGGAAATGAAGAGTTCAAAGGATACCAGAAATTACTTTATAAAATTTCAGACCAGATTTCTGCCGAAATGAAATCGTACCTCTTGTTTGAGATATATGCGGGAGATATAGATTCAACAAAGATTAAGATCAAAGGACCGGCACAGAGGTTACCTTCCACCCTGGACACATTACAGGAAGAGTTTTTAAAAATAAATTCAGAATTTACAGGTTTATACCTGGACACAGAGATTCTGGACACTCCCAACAGGCAACCCGAAGGCTCTCAACCTCTTATGAGTATCGAAGATGCCAAGAATTGCGGGGCTGTTGTCGTAGGCCTTGAAATACCACCGATATACAGAAATGATGAGAACCATTTATATCCGGTATTTTTCAGGAATTTCAAAGATTACCTAATCAAAGTGATCCACCGCTCTTTTTTTGAATTCATAAGAGTTCAAACTTCCGGCGGTGTTGCCAGTTTCAATGCACTGGGCCGAAAATATCTAAAGCAGATCGTATTTGATATAGACAAGCAACTGGCCAATATTGAAAAATCTTATCAATTTCTATGGCTGGTATCCCCGGCTAATATCCATGATATTAAAAAGCAATTCTTCGAGAGTAATTATGAGAAAGTGATCGATTACCATTACAGGTTATTACCTGTTGATCCAGATGTTCTTAAAAGGAAACTTTACAATCTGAAGCTTGAAGATATCGATGATCCTGCCATGTCCTATTTGTTCCGTGAAAAACGTGAGGAACTGGATATGCAGATCACCATGCTAAATGAGCGCGGAACCAGGAACTTCATGTATGATAGTATCAGGCTATACAAAGGTGTAGAAAATAATTTATGCGAGGAAGCCAGAAATATTCTTGAAAACGTTCCGGAAGAATCAGAATCTGAAGTAGATGAACTTTTAGATGCAAAAGCTTTCAGTAGTATGGCTCGAAAGGAATTCGATTATTTCAGGAAACAGGATGAAAACTTTAAATGCAAGGTACACATCAGGAAAGATGTAAATGTGATGATGGTTTCGCACGGTGAATTATACATTCCGGCAGATTATAAAATGAATCGTGTAGAAGCTGAAGCTCTCATACAACATGAGGTGGGAACACATGTTTTAACCTATTATAATGGTAGCAATCAACCCTTGAATCAGTTAAGTATTGGTCTGGCAGATTATGATCCGCTTCAGGAGGGACTGGCCGTAATGTCTGAATTTATGGTAGACGGACTTACCGCGAACCGGCTTCGAATTCTGGCAGGAAGAGTGATTGCTGGACAGGCTTTAATGGACGGAGGAAATTTCCAGGAAATATTCAGATTATTGAAATTAGATCATGGATTTTCTCCAGAAAGAGCTTTCAATATTACCTCCCGCATCATGCAGGGCGGTGGTTTTATGAAAGACATCATCTATTTAAAAGGCCTTGTATTATTAAAAGAACATTTAAAGAATGGCGGTGAATATGAACCTCTTTTAGCCGGTAAATACGGTATAAAGCACACCGGGATCATTAAGGAACTTACAGATAGAAAAGTTTTAAAACCTGTACAGGTAAAGCCTAGTTACCTGCACAGTGAAAAAATGTACGAAAAATTAGAATTAATCAGGCAGGGTTTAAGCCTGTCACAAATGGTATGTAAATGA